Part of the Thermocladium sp. ECH_B genome is shown below.
CAGAGGCGTATAGATGCTTCCTGCTCCAATCCACCTTAAAGTTAAGCAATTCGCTGGCGACGCCGTTGGGAATCATGCTTATCTTGTTGGGCGGGGCATTGAGGACTCTCATAACTTCATCCCTCATATAATTACTGCATACTATTATCCTCCATGCTTCGAACGCCATGAGCCACTCCCATTCATGTATGTGCCTCGACTCAATTGATCGTATTCCGCCCCTCCTGCCGTGCTCGGTTGCATGAATGGTAGCTATTAGGGGCGTCCTCACCGCGTGCTTAATGGCTACGCCGCTCGGCGCTGTTAGCCAATCATGCACGTGAATTATATCTGGCTTCCATGTCTCAATTATGCTTGATGCCTTGTGAANCATTTCCATATTGAATGAGTGAACCCAGGAAATGAAGTCAAGTATCTTTATCTTAAATGGATTCACCCGTATCACGTCTACGCCGTTGATTTCCTCCNCGACATCCTCATATCCATAATTTATGGTGATCACCTTCACATCAATGCCCAGCTTAGCCAATTCAGTTGTCAAGTAATACGCGTGGCGACCCAGTCCACCCACTATATTGGGCGGGTATTCCCATGATAAATGAAGAACCCTCACTTGACATACACCTCCAGCACCCTATCCAGGGGCAGGTCCGGAGTCGCTAGTAACGGTTGCTTAACAGTGTAATTAGATAGGAGCGACTCATAAGCTTGCTTGCTGTGGACCAGCAATAAATCACTCTTGGAGAAAACATACTCCTCAACGCTAGCTATTGATGCGCTTAAGCTAGATGAGCGTGGATCCCCCCTCTGGTACTCTGTGGATAAAACGCTGCAAAACATCTTGGAACCATCGCCCAGGAGCACCTTAAACGAGTAAGCCATTAGGCATCCCCCCCACTCAAATCCGTGAATTACCCCTATCTTCCTCCTGATCAAGTAAGGCAACTTACGCATTACTTGGGAGGGGAGGGAGAGGCCATAAGCCACAACGCTTGGGTGATCCCTAACATCTAGCCCTATCCTGAGCAGGTTAATGCCGAATAACTCGTCATCGCTGTCCCTATCGCTTGGAACAACGACATAGACATCCCAACCCATCGAACGAAGGCCGCTCGCCATAATGCCCACCAAGTAGCCCAGGTCAGTAACGGCGCTGCCGAGGAAAGGATATTCCCATGAAAACAAGGCAACAGATAAAGCCACGTATTTGTAACGCTTAATCGGTTTAATAAGTTAACTCAACAATCCCATGGTAAATTACATCATCCTCATGATGGAGCCTCTACGTGAAGGCTATGAAACCGATTTTTCACGCGTCTAGCCCTTATTCCATGAGTGCCCTATTACATTTCCACATATAGGCATTGCGAAGAAAGTATTATATATTTATCCCAAATCCGAGTTCACTAGGATTTGCCCATACCCCGCCCTAAAGGGCGAGGTATGCCGTTCGTTCATCAAGAGAACTTACTCATTACCCTCATCATGCCTTTCCTCGTGAGGAATACTGCATCATCTATTAACTCTACATACCCATTGCTGCTGAGGTCATTTATTATTCTCCTCAACTCGTCCTCCCCCATATTAATTAACCTGGCTAGATCCCTTACCCTTATCGAGTGCTCCTTGCTGACGGCGGAATTAAATTGAAGCACAGTCAACACATGCTGAACCACATGCTCCATAATATAACTAATCCCATTACTAACTTTATAAGCATTAACCGATTAATTATTATTCCTAAGCCTTAGAACGCAAGCCTTGCCTCTAATTTATTGATATTTAAATCCCATCTCGCATAGATGATTGGGCTGGGCTTAAGTTAATTTAATTGATTCTATATCGAAGTATCTCTTGGCTAATAGAATCGCCCTATTTATGTTCTTGCCGTTCTTGCCTATGGCAACGGCCTTCTCCTCCTCGGAAACCGTTACTATGGCTACCTTGCCATCACTCGGCAACTTAGTTATCTTGATGCTGTTTATCTTTGCGGGATACAATGCATTCCTAATGAAGTCCTCCGGAGCCTCGCCGTACTCCACGACCTCCGCATCCTTGCCCAAATGCTCCCTTAATCTCCTGATATTTATGCCATTCTTGCCGACAGCCAATGGAG
Proteins encoded:
- a CDS encoding glycosyl transferase family 1, which encodes MRVLHLSWEYPPNIVGGLGRHAYYLTTELAKLGIDVKVITINYGYEDVXEEINGVDVIRVNPFKIKILDFISWVHSFNMEMXHKASSIIETWKPDIIHVHDWLTAPSGVAIKHAVRTPLIATIHATEHGRRGGIRSIESRHIHEWEWLMAFEAWRIIVCSNYMRDEVMRVLNAPPNKISMIPNGVASELLNFKVDWSRKHLYASDWEKIIVFFGXMVYEKGPDKVIEAFRKVVSRRQDVKLIMAGDGPMREYLMNASRDLGGKVYFAGHLPDNDLYNVIGMSDVVVLPSRYEPFGISVLEGMSLGKAVIGPNRGGPAEIIQHMINGVSVDPEDSDSIAYFIDLLLSDEGKRRYIGSNARQTIINKYSWGLVAKETVDLYSQVIGERKRTIW
- a CDS encoding transcription elongation factor NusA; amino-acid sequence: MPNIVITEEELRYAALFESITGITPRDTIIDDKYNRVIFIVDKNFAPLAVGKNGINIRRLREHLGKDAEVVEYGEAPEDFIRNALYPAKINSIKITKLPSDGKVAIVTVSEEEKAVAIGKNGKNINRAILLAKRYFDIESIKLT